Proteins from a single region of Haloplanus sp. GDY1:
- a CDS encoding alpha/beta hydrolase: MPTERVHLPCGRDVRASLDTDADADALVVACPPHPQHDGHRHDARLGAVSDALPDRIDCLRFDYGPWDGGRGERADARTAREWAADRYGAVGLFGYSFGGGVALLTAAEVATPVAALSPVARLDDGSDVAAAVPRIDAPLWVGYGTRDDTVDSAGVADAARDCGGTVETFPADHFFVGQERRVGERVAAFFDAAL, encoded by the coding sequence GTGCCAACCGAACGCGTCCACCTCCCGTGCGGTCGCGACGTGCGAGCGAGCCTCGACACCGACGCCGACGCCGACGCCCTCGTCGTCGCCTGCCCGCCCCACCCCCAGCACGACGGCCACCGCCACGACGCCCGCCTCGGCGCCGTGAGCGACGCCCTCCCCGACCGGATCGACTGCCTGCGCTTCGACTACGGCCCCTGGGACGGGGGCCGCGGCGAACGGGCCGACGCCCGAACCGCCCGGGAGTGGGCCGCCGACCGCTACGGCGCGGTCGGCCTGTTCGGCTACAGTTTCGGCGGCGGCGTCGCCCTCCTGACCGCCGCCGAGGTGGCGACGCCGGTCGCCGCCCTCTCGCCCGTGGCCCGCCTCGACGACGGATCGGACGTCGCGGCCGCCGTCCCGCGGATCGACGCCCCGCTGTGGGTGGGGTACGGCACCCGCGACGACACGGTCGACTCGGCCGGCGTCGCCGACGCCGCCCGCGACTGCGGGGGGACGGTGGAGACGTTCCCGGCCGATCACTTCTTCGTCGGACAGGAGCGGAGAGTGGGCGAACGGGTGGCGGCGTTCTTCGACGCCGCGCTGTGA
- a CDS encoding beta-ribofuranosylaminobenzene 5'-phosphate synthase family protein: MTRVSVTAHARLHFGFCNLSLAHERLYGSLGVGLERPSVTVAAAPDGEVRCGHPTVREYAARAVDLLGVDGADVTVEGAFPRHVGLGSGTQFALATLAAVARAHDRTVDVRERAPDLGRGGRSGIGVATFEDGGFVLDAGHPTARFTTDRPDVGAWSVPPVAARHRIPDGWRFLVVVPDAPAGPSGDDEDRSMRSAVEAAAPSPGDRLAGVILRRVLPAVTEGSAERFGAAVAEVGRLNGTWYADEQGGVYRPPAGELVAALDDDPAVYGAGQSSWGPAVYGVTDADRVDAARAAGRAALDAAGVDGRVVVVEGRNRGAERRND, from the coding sequence ATGACACGCGTCAGCGTCACCGCCCACGCCCGGCTCCACTTCGGGTTCTGCAACCTGAGTCTCGCCCACGAGCGCCTCTACGGCAGCCTCGGCGTCGGCCTCGAACGTCCCTCCGTGACCGTCGCCGCGGCGCCGGACGGCGAGGTCCGGTGTGGACACCCGACGGTCCGCGAGTACGCGGCGCGGGCGGTCGACCTGCTCGGCGTCGACGGCGCCGACGTGACCGTCGAGGGGGCCTTTCCCCGACACGTGGGGCTGGGAAGCGGGACGCAGTTCGCGCTCGCGACGCTCGCCGCCGTCGCCCGCGCTCACGACCGGACGGTCGACGTGCGGGAACGCGCCCCGGACCTCGGCCGGGGCGGCCGGTCGGGGATCGGCGTCGCCACCTTCGAGGACGGCGGGTTCGTCCTCGACGCCGGCCACCCGACGGCGCGTTTCACCACCGACCGGCCCGACGTCGGGGCGTGGTCGGTGCCGCCGGTCGCGGCCCGGCATCGGATTCCCGACGGCTGGCGGTTCCTCGTCGTCGTCCCCGACGCCCCCGCGGGACCGAGCGGCGACGACGAGGACCGGAGCATGCGATCGGCGGTGGAGGCGGCGGCCCCCTCGCCGGGCGACCGCCTCGCCGGCGTGATCCTCCGGCGCGTCCTCCCGGCCGTGACGGAGGGATCCGCCGAGCGATTCGGCGCCGCCGTCGCGGAGGTGGGGCGCCTCAACGGCACCTGGTACGCGGACGAACAGGGTGGCGTGTACCGCCCGCCGGCGGGCGAACTCGTCGCGGCCCTCGACGACGACCCCGCGGTCTACGGCGCGGGACAGTCCTCGTGGGGGCCGGCGGTGTACGGCGTGACCGACGCCGACCGGGTGGACGCGGCGCGGGCGGCGGGTCGGGCGGCCCTCGACGCCGCCGGGGTCGACGGGCGCGTCGTCGTCGTCGAGGGGCGAAACCGCGGTGCCGAGCGCCGCAACGACTAA
- a CDS encoding RAD55 family ATPase yields the protein MARIPFGISRLDSIVGGGAPPGSVVLLTGEAGAGAREFLHTSAAMNGLYHGDREAFELHYGDVDPAAEPPPEIHYVSLTAGRDQLERELSYTMDEDLVRGAVDHIQFRDLSPEYFQLSPIPREWYAGEAQSVSDLATRERLESALSALGDYLGEHAAGNLVVIDSLTDLVAAVSDDMTWSDIALLMKGVQKAAYDWGGLILMLVQGETLEPTELGHLMDAASGTLQFEWESGGSKRARTMFVKEFRGVLSRLEEENIIRFETEVHEGGFDVSGVRKIR from the coding sequence ATGGCTCGCATTCCCTTCGGTATCTCTCGGCTCGACTCGATCGTCGGCGGGGGTGCGCCGCCGGGGAGCGTCGTCCTCCTGACCGGGGAGGCCGGCGCCGGCGCCCGCGAGTTCCTCCACACAAGCGCCGCGATGAACGGCCTGTACCACGGGGACCGCGAGGCGTTCGAACTCCACTACGGCGACGTGGACCCGGCCGCCGAACCCCCGCCGGAGATTCACTACGTCTCCCTTACCGCCGGCCGCGACCAGCTCGAACGGGAACTCTCCTACACGATGGACGAGGACCTCGTCCGCGGCGCCGTCGACCACATCCAGTTTCGCGACCTCTCGCCGGAGTACTTCCAGTTGAGCCCGATCCCCCGGGAGTGGTACGCCGGCGAGGCCCAGTCGGTGAGCGACCTGGCGACCCGCGAGCGACTGGAGAGCGCCCTGAGCGCGCTCGGGGACTACCTCGGCGAGCACGCCGCCGGCAACCTCGTCGTCATCGACTCCCTCACCGACCTCGTGGCGGCCGTCAGCGACGACATGACTTGGAGCGACATCGCCCTCCTGATGAAGGGAGTCCAGAAGGCGGCGTACGACTGGGGCGGGCTCATCCTCATGCTCGTTCAGGGCGAGACCCTCGAACCGACGGAACTCGGCCACCTGATGGACGCCGCCTCCGGAACCCTGCAGTTCGAGTGGGAGAGCGGCGGATCGAAGCGCGCCCGGACGATGTTCGTCAAGGAGTTCCGGGGTGTCCTCTCCAGACTCGAGGAGGAGAACATCATCCGCTTCGAGACGGAGGTCCACGAGGGCGGCTTCGACGTGAGCGGCGTCCGGAAGATCCGCTAG
- a CDS encoding SDR family NAD(P)-dependent oxidoreductase has protein sequence MENVDYDFDGDTVVVTGASSGIGREIALMFAEAGATVLNADIEARPDHVETATHDAIEEAGGTGEYVDTDVSDPEALDDLIDRAGEYGGVDVMVNNAGANIRKSVLEVTPDDFDSVSGVNLGGVIFGTQKAAEDMIERGTEGCIVNTVSVRARVALDNQIMYNATKGGVRMVTRSTALELADHDIRVNGIAPGRTITGLSDTTREAEEMAESGDLVKPIPLGGPAYPEDIAPTALYVASDAADYMTGEIVYVDGGWSIY, from the coding sequence ATGGAGAACGTCGACTACGATTTCGACGGCGACACGGTCGTCGTCACTGGCGCGTCGAGCGGCATCGGTCGGGAGATCGCACTCATGTTCGCCGAGGCCGGAGCGACGGTGCTGAACGCCGACATCGAGGCCCGTCCCGACCACGTCGAGACCGCGACCCACGACGCGATCGAGGAGGCGGGGGGCACCGGCGAATACGTCGATACCGACGTCTCGGACCCCGAGGCTCTCGACGACCTGATCGACCGCGCCGGCGAGTACGGGGGCGTCGACGTGATGGTCAACAACGCCGGCGCCAACATCCGGAAGTCGGTCCTGGAGGTCACGCCCGACGACTTCGATTCGGTCTCGGGCGTGAACCTCGGCGGGGTGATCTTCGGGACCCAGAAGGCCGCCGAGGACATGATCGAACGCGGCACCGAGGGGTGTATCGTCAACACCGTCTCCGTCCGGGCGCGCGTCGCGCTCGACAACCAGATCATGTACAACGCGACCAAGGGCGGTGTCCGGATGGTGACCCGAAGCACCGCGCTCGAACTCGCGGACCACGACATCCGAGTGAACGGTATCGCTCCGGGCCGCACGATTACGGGGCTCAGCGACACCACCCGGGAAGCCGAGGAGATGGCTGAGTCCGGTGACCTGGTGAAGCCGATCCCACTCGGGGGGCCGGCCTACCCCGAGGACATCGCCCCCACCGCCCTCTACGTCGCGAGCGACGCGGCCGACTACATGACCGGCGAGATCGTCTACGTCGACGGCGGGTGGTCGATCTACTGA
- a CDS encoding PspA/IM30 family protein: MGILSRASYVVRSKLNALLNRAEDPTETLDYSYERMRDELQEVKQGIADLTTQKKRLEIQKRRLEENVEKHNEQAREAVRQDRDDLARRALEKKKEKMNQIEDLEGQIADLQSTQDDLVEKKNELQSRIEEFRTKKETMKARYEAAEASTRVSEAMSGVGDEMSDVGRALERAEERTDEMEARAAAMDELQESGAFEDALSDEDEIDRQLEAGRTESEVEAELETLKSELGTSEGSSDRSGGEGEVDVDADVEAELDELRESENDEDTEESA; the protein is encoded by the coding sequence ATGGGAATACTCTCGCGGGCCTCGTACGTCGTCCGGTCGAAGCTCAACGCCCTCCTGAATCGGGCCGAGGACCCGACGGAGACGCTCGATTACTCCTACGAGCGGATGCGCGACGAGTTACAGGAGGTCAAACAGGGCATCGCGGACCTGACGACCCAGAAGAAGCGCCTGGAGATACAGAAACGACGGCTGGAGGAGAACGTCGAGAAACACAACGAGCAGGCGCGAGAGGCGGTGCGGCAGGACCGCGACGACCTGGCACGGCGGGCGCTGGAGAAGAAAAAGGAGAAGATGAACCAGATCGAGGACCTGGAGGGACAGATCGCGGACCTCCAGTCGACGCAGGACGATCTGGTCGAGAAGAAAAACGAGTTGCAGAGCCGGATCGAGGAGTTCCGCACGAAAAAGGAGACGATGAAGGCGCGATACGAGGCGGCGGAGGCCTCGACCCGCGTCTCGGAGGCGATGAGCGGCGTCGGCGACGAGATGAGCGACGTGGGGCGGGCGCTGGAGCGCGCCGAGGAGCGGACCGACGAGATGGAGGCCCGCGCGGCCGCGATGGACGAACTCCAGGAATCCGGCGCCTTCGAGGACGCCCTCTCCGACGAGGACGAAATCGACCGTCAACTCGAGGCCGGGCGGACCGAGAGCGAGGTGGAGGCGGAACTGGAGACGCTCAAGAGCGAACTGGGGACGTCGGAGGGGTCGAGCGACCGGAGTGGGGGCGAGGGCGAGGTCGACGTCGACGCCGACGTCGAGGCCGAACTCGACGAACTGCGCGAGAGCGAGAACGACGAGGACACCGAGGAGTCGGCCTGA
- a CDS encoding CopG family transcriptional regulator, producing MAGEQSEAFPDELRDWIERKAAERDASPETVLARAVMVYRALDAETADDAFDFDPDQVAELDDRVGAVEDDLDAKIEDVRERVIQVKREADAKAPADHDHPELADRVEAARRAAEDVDDRIDDLDDRLDSGFENYEEILEYLTETTDDLDRQVDQLAGAVVDVRSELGRVAAAEHDREAVDDLRTAANRHGERTAACGDCGATVDLGLLSRPQCPHCEATYVDFEPATGFFGSATLTTGDRPALTDGTDATDLPGGAADLLDAETRVDGGEEGTDDG from the coding sequence ATGGCAGGGGAGCAGTCGGAGGCCTTTCCGGACGAACTCCGGGACTGGATCGAACGGAAGGCGGCCGAGCGCGACGCGTCGCCCGAGACGGTCCTCGCGCGGGCCGTGATGGTCTACCGGGCGCTCGACGCCGAGACGGCCGACGACGCCTTCGACTTCGACCCCGACCAGGTCGCCGAACTGGATGACCGGGTCGGCGCCGTCGAGGACGACCTCGACGCGAAGATCGAGGACGTTCGCGAGCGCGTGATCCAGGTCAAACGCGAGGCGGACGCCAAGGCGCCGGCCGACCACGACCACCCGGAGCTCGCCGACCGCGTCGAGGCCGCCCGTCGCGCCGCCGAGGACGTCGACGACCGGATCGACGACCTCGACGACCGACTCGACAGCGGCTTCGAGAACTACGAGGAGATCCTGGAGTATCTGACCGAGACGACCGACGACCTCGACCGGCAGGTCGACCAGTTGGCCGGCGCCGTCGTCGACGTCCGGTCGGAACTCGGGCGCGTCGCCGCGGCGGAACACGACCGGGAGGCGGTCGACGACCTGCGGACGGCGGCGAACCGCCACGGCGAGCGGACGGCGGCGTGTGGCGACTGCGGCGCGACCGTCGACCTCGGCCTGCTCTCCCGGCCCCAGTGCCCCCACTGCGAGGCCACCTACGTCGACTTCGAACCGGCCACGGGCTTTTTCGGGAGCGCCACGCTGACCACCGGCGACCGCCCCGCGCTGACCGACGGCACCGACGCGACCGACCTCCCCGGCGGCGCCGCGGACCTGCTCGACGCCGAGACGCGGGTCGACGGCGGCGAGGAGGGGACGGACGATGGGTGA
- a CDS encoding transcription factor S produces the protein MQFCDDCGSMMVADDGEMVCTSCGATSRRDEERAAEFVSTESQSDDELIETEEGANFEGKPTATDVTCEECGAGEAWYTIKQTGAADEPPTRFFKCKECGYRWREYN, from the coding sequence ATGCAGTTCTGCGACGACTGCGGCTCGATGATGGTCGCCGACGACGGCGAGATGGTCTGTACCTCCTGTGGCGCCACCAGTCGACGCGACGAGGAGCGCGCCGCCGAGTTCGTCTCCACGGAGTCCCAGAGCGACGACGAACTGATCGAAACCGAGGAGGGGGCGAACTTCGAGGGGAAACCGACCGCCACCGACGTGACCTGCGAGGAGTGTGGGGCGGGCGAGGCGTGGTACACGATCAAACAGACCGGCGCCGCGGACGAACCGCCGACGCGCTTTTTCAAGTGCAAGGAGTGTGGGTACCGGTGGCGAGAGTATAACTGA